From the Clavibacter phaseoli genome, one window contains:
- a CDS encoding DUF721 domain-containing protein, with the protein MIPRAADGGPLPESEAVAVYRRFRRVFGDASVRSPSARKRREQKAGSSPFQPGRDPDSLGNVMDSLTSRMGWTSSLSQAELMAAWTTIAGEETAVHSSPVGIEDGLLTVECESTAWATQLRLMRVEITTRIAERFPDAGIRSIRFQGPNAPSWKKGPRSIPGRGPRDTYG; encoded by the coding sequence GTGATCCCCCGCGCCGCCGACGGCGGACCGCTGCCCGAATCCGAGGCGGTCGCCGTCTACCGCCGCTTCCGCCGGGTGTTCGGCGACGCGTCCGTGCGATCGCCGTCCGCCCGGAAGCGCCGCGAGCAGAAGGCGGGCAGCTCGCCGTTCCAGCCCGGACGGGATCCCGACTCCCTCGGGAACGTCATGGACTCGCTCACCTCCCGCATGGGCTGGACGTCCTCGCTCTCGCAGGCCGAGCTCATGGCCGCGTGGACGACGATCGCCGGCGAGGAGACCGCCGTGCACTCCTCCCCGGTGGGCATCGAGGACGGCCTCCTCACGGTCGAGTGCGAGTCGACGGCATGGGCGACGCAGCTGCGTCTCATGCGCGTGGAGATCACGACGCGCATCGCCGAGCGCTTCCCCGACGCCGGCATCCGCTCGATCCGCTTCCAGGGGCCGAACGCCCCGTCCTGGAAAAAGGGTCCCAGGTCGATCCCAGGGCGGGGCCCGCGCGATACCTACGGCTAG
- the gyrA gene encoding DNA gyrase subunit A, which produces MADDNTPDDEQGTGATPDDEQAASTDDALPQEGVTPASSAAAASDSLPGAIVDPDATVVVTHDRIEQVDLQLEMQRSFLDYAMSVIVQRALPEVRDGLKPVHRRVIYAMYDGGYRPDRSFFKSARVVGEVMGQFHPHGDSSIYDALVRLVQPWSLRYPLALGQGNFGSAGNDGAAAPRYTETKMAPLAMEMVRDITEDTVDFQDNYDGRTLEPKILPSRFPNLLVNGSVGIAVGMATNIPPHNLREVAAGAQWLLAHPDANREELLEALLERIKGPDFPTGAQVLGTKGIIDAYRTGRGSITMRAVVAVEEIQGRVCLVVTELPYQVNPDNLAIKIAELVKDGKLGGVADIRDETSGRTGQRLVIVLKRDAVAKVVLNNLYKHTQLQENFGANMLAIVDGIPRTLALDGFISAWVDHQIDVIVRRTQYRLNEAEARAHILRGYLKALDALDEVIALIRRSETVEVARSGLMKLLDIDELQANAILEMQLRRLAALERQKIQDQAAELEERIAEYKHILATPTVQREIISTELQEITDKYGDDRRTEIMLGFDGDMSMEDLIPEEEMVVTVTRGGYIKRTRIDNYRSQHRGGKGVRGAQLRADDVVEHFFVTTTHHWLLFLTDKGRVYRAKAYELQEAGRDAKGQHVANLLAMQPDEEIQQVLDIRDYQVAQYLVLATRDGLMKKTALTEYDTNRTGGIIAINLRDGDALVSALLVDEDDDLLLVSRKGMSLRFSADNSALRPMGRSTSGVKGMTFRGDDTLLSASVVGEQGYVFVVTEGGFAKRTAADQYRVQNRGGMGIKVAKLQDARGDLAGALIVGEEDEILVVLASGKVVRSVVAEVPAKGRDTMGVVFARFADDDRIISLAKNSERNLVVPEAAPDASDGTAAGKGTPDE; this is translated from the coding sequence ATGGCCGACGACAACACTCCGGACGACGAGCAGGGCACGGGGGCGACCCCGGACGACGAGCAGGCGGCGTCGACCGACGACGCCCTGCCCCAGGAGGGCGTGACGCCGGCGTCCTCCGCCGCTGCCGCCTCCGACTCGCTGCCCGGCGCGATCGTGGACCCCGACGCCACGGTCGTCGTCACGCACGACCGCATCGAGCAGGTCGACCTCCAGCTCGAGATGCAGCGCTCGTTCCTCGACTACGCGATGAGCGTCATCGTGCAGCGCGCGCTCCCCGAGGTGCGCGACGGCCTCAAGCCCGTGCACCGTCGCGTGATCTACGCCATGTACGACGGCGGCTACCGCCCCGACCGCTCCTTCTTCAAGTCGGCCCGCGTGGTCGGCGAGGTGATGGGCCAGTTCCACCCGCACGGCGACTCGTCGATCTACGACGCGCTGGTGCGTCTCGTCCAGCCGTGGAGCCTGCGGTACCCGCTCGCGCTCGGCCAGGGCAACTTCGGCTCCGCCGGCAACGACGGCGCCGCGGCCCCCCGGTACACCGAGACCAAGATGGCCCCGCTCGCCATGGAGATGGTCCGGGACATCACCGAGGACACGGTCGACTTCCAGGACAACTACGACGGGCGCACGCTCGAGCCGAAGATCCTCCCGTCGCGCTTCCCGAACCTGCTGGTCAACGGATCCGTCGGCATCGCGGTCGGCATGGCCACCAACATCCCGCCGCACAACCTCCGCGAGGTCGCGGCCGGCGCGCAGTGGCTGCTCGCCCACCCCGACGCGAACCGCGAGGAGCTCCTCGAGGCGCTGCTCGAGCGGATCAAGGGACCCGACTTCCCGACCGGCGCCCAGGTGCTCGGCACCAAGGGGATCATCGACGCCTACCGCACGGGCCGTGGATCCATCACCATGCGCGCGGTCGTGGCGGTCGAGGAGATCCAGGGCCGCGTCTGCCTGGTCGTCACCGAGCTGCCATACCAGGTGAACCCCGACAACCTGGCGATCAAGATCGCCGAGCTCGTGAAGGACGGCAAGCTCGGCGGCGTCGCCGACATCCGCGACGAGACCTCGGGCCGCACCGGCCAGCGCCTCGTCATCGTGCTGAAGCGCGACGCGGTCGCGAAGGTCGTGCTGAACAACCTCTACAAGCACACGCAGCTGCAGGAGAACTTCGGCGCGAACATGCTCGCGATCGTCGACGGGATCCCGCGCACGCTCGCGCTCGACGGCTTCATCTCCGCGTGGGTCGACCACCAGATCGACGTCATCGTCCGCCGCACGCAGTACCGGCTCAACGAGGCCGAGGCCCGCGCCCACATCCTGCGCGGCTACCTCAAGGCGCTCGACGCGCTCGACGAGGTCATCGCCCTGATCCGCCGGTCCGAGACGGTCGAGGTCGCCCGCAGCGGCCTGATGAAGCTGCTCGACATCGACGAGCTGCAGGCCAACGCCATCCTCGAGATGCAGCTGCGCCGGCTCGCCGCCCTCGAGCGCCAGAAGATCCAGGACCAGGCGGCCGAGCTCGAGGAGCGCATCGCCGAGTACAAGCACATCCTGGCGACGCCCACCGTGCAGCGGGAGATCATCAGCACCGAGCTGCAGGAGATCACCGACAAGTACGGCGACGACCGACGCACGGAGATCATGCTCGGCTTCGACGGCGACATGAGCATGGAGGACCTCATCCCCGAGGAGGAGATGGTGGTCACGGTCACGCGCGGCGGGTACATCAAGCGCACGCGCATCGACAACTACCGCAGCCAGCACCGCGGCGGCAAGGGCGTGCGCGGCGCGCAGCTGCGTGCCGACGACGTGGTGGAGCACTTCTTCGTCACGACCACGCACCACTGGCTCCTGTTCCTCACGGACAAGGGCCGCGTCTACCGCGCCAAGGCGTACGAGCTGCAGGAGGCCGGCCGCGACGCCAAGGGCCAGCACGTCGCGAACCTGCTCGCCATGCAGCCGGACGAGGAGATCCAGCAGGTCCTCGACATCCGGGACTACCAGGTGGCGCAGTACCTCGTGCTCGCCACCCGCGACGGCCTCATGAAGAAGACGGCCCTCACGGAGTACGACACGAACCGCACCGGCGGCATCATCGCGATCAACCTCCGCGACGGCGACGCGCTCGTGTCCGCGCTCCTGGTGGACGAGGACGACGACCTGCTCCTGGTCTCGCGCAAGGGCATGTCGCTGCGGTTCTCCGCCGACAACTCCGCGCTCCGTCCGATGGGCCGCTCCACCTCCGGCGTGAAGGGCATGACGTTCCGCGGGGACGACACGCTGCTCAGCGCGTCCGTCGTCGGCGAGCAGGGCTACGTGTTCGTCGTCACCGAGGGAGGCTTCGCCAAGCGCACCGCCGCGGACCAGTACCGCGTGCAGAACCGCGGCGGCATGGGCATCAAGGTGGCCAAGCTCCAGGACGCCCGGGGCGACCTCGCGGGCGCCCTCATCGTCGGCGAGGAGGACGAGATCCTCGTCGTGCTCGCCAGCGGCAAGGTGGTACGGTCTGTCGTGGCCGAGGTCCCGGCGAAGGGCAGAGACACCATGGGTGTCGTGTTCGCCCGGTTCGCGGACGACGACAGGATCATCTCACTGGCCAAGAACTCCGAACGCAACCTGGTGGTCCCCGAAGCTGCGCCCGACGCGTCCGACGGTACCGCTGCTGGAAAGGGAACACCCGATGAGTAG
- a CDS encoding DUF3566 domain-containing protein, translating into MSSVAEKLAKKSSRATTTKQVRLKLVYVDFWSALKLAFLFSVVLGIITVVATFLIYVVLQTTNVFGTVDQLFQEVSGSADFSLQDVFGLGQVLGFAIVVAVLNIVVGTVLGAVAALLYNLSVRITGGVLVGFTNA; encoded by the coding sequence ATGAGTAGTGTCGCCGAGAAGCTCGCGAAGAAGTCGTCGCGAGCCACCACCACCAAGCAGGTGCGTCTCAAGCTCGTGTACGTCGACTTCTGGTCGGCTCTGAAGCTCGCGTTCCTCTTCTCCGTGGTGCTCGGCATCATCACCGTGGTGGCGACGTTCCTCATCTACGTCGTCCTGCAGACCACGAACGTGTTCGGCACCGTCGACCAGCTGTTCCAGGAGGTCTCCGGATCCGCGGACTTCTCCCTCCAGGACGTCTTCGGCCTGGGCCAGGTCCTCGGGTTCGCGATCGTCGTCGCCGTCCTCAACATCGTCGTCGGCACCGTGCTCGGCGCCGTGGCCGCGCTGCTCTACAACCTGAGCGTGCGCATCACGGGCGGCGTCCTCGTCGGCTTCACCAACGCGTAG
- a CDS encoding cell division protein CrgA translates to MARDKTTRPSRQERVRDEDAPNPVWFKPIMFGFMLVGLAWLIVYYVSLNAFPIPDLGVGNILIGFGLILVGFLMTTRWR, encoded by the coding sequence ATGGCCCGCGACAAGACGACGAGACCCTCCCGCCAGGAACGCGTGCGCGACGAGGACGCCCCGAACCCCGTGTGGTTCAAGCCCATCATGTTCGGCTTCATGCTCGTCGGCCTCGCGTGGCTCATCGTGTACTACGTCAGCCTCAACGCCTTCCCCATCCCGGACCTCGGCGTCGGCAACATCCTCATCGGATTCGGCCTCATCCTGGTCGGCTTCCTGATGACCACCAGGTGGCGCTGA
- the gnd gene encoding phosphogluconate dehydrogenase (NAD(+)-dependent, decarboxylating), translating to MHIGLVGLGKMGARMRARLEANGIEVTGYDTNPDVSDVATLDDLAAALPTPRLVWVMVPAGTVTQNVVGDLARILEPGDLVIDGGNSKFTDDFAHAGLLKDKGIDFVDAGVSGGVWGLENGYGLMVGGPAEQVQRAMPVFDALRPEGPREEGFVHVGDSGAGHYAKMVHNGIEYAMMQSFAEGYELLAARTDIIKDVTGTFEAWQRGTVVRSWLLELLVKALKEDPGFEDIEGFVQDSGEGRWTIEEALDNAVPMPAISASIFARFSSRQEDSPAMKAVAALRNQFGGHSVQKKS from the coding sequence ATGCACATCGGACTCGTCGGACTCGGCAAGATGGGCGCCCGCATGCGCGCGCGCCTCGAGGCGAACGGCATCGAGGTGACCGGCTACGACACCAACCCCGACGTCTCCGACGTGGCCACCCTCGACGACCTCGCCGCCGCACTGCCCACCCCCCGCCTCGTCTGGGTCATGGTCCCGGCCGGCACGGTCACGCAGAACGTCGTGGGCGACCTCGCCCGCATCCTGGAGCCCGGCGACCTCGTGATCGACGGCGGCAACTCCAAGTTCACCGACGACTTCGCGCACGCGGGCCTGCTCAAGGACAAGGGCATCGACTTCGTCGACGCCGGCGTCTCGGGCGGCGTGTGGGGCCTCGAGAACGGCTACGGCCTGATGGTCGGCGGCCCGGCAGAGCAGGTCCAGCGCGCGATGCCGGTCTTCGACGCGCTGCGCCCCGAGGGTCCGCGCGAGGAGGGCTTCGTCCACGTCGGCGACTCCGGCGCCGGTCACTACGCGAAGATGGTCCACAACGGCATCGAGTACGCGATGATGCAGTCGTTCGCCGAGGGCTACGAGCTCCTCGCGGCGCGCACGGACATCATCAAGGACGTCACGGGCACGTTCGAGGCGTGGCAGCGCGGCACGGTCGTCCGCTCCTGGCTGCTCGAGCTCCTGGTCAAGGCGCTCAAGGAGGACCCGGGCTTCGAGGACATCGAGGGCTTCGTGCAGGACTCCGGCGAGGGTCGCTGGACCATCGAGGAGGCGCTCGACAACGCGGTCCCCATGCCCGCCATCAGCGCGTCGATCTTCGCGCGCTTCTCCTCCCGCCAGGAGGACTCCCCGGCCATGAAGGCCGTCGCGGCGCTGCGCAACCAGTTCGGTGGCCACTCGGTGCAGAAGAAGTCCTGA
- the dnaN gene encoding DNA polymerase III subunit beta → MKFQVNRDVFSEAVSFAVKLLPQRTTLPILSGVLIEATEDGLTLSSFDYEVSARTQIQADIEESGRVLVSGRLLADIANRLPNAPVRFTTEESKITVSCGSAHFTLLSMPVEEYPTLPQISEQSGLLPAEQFAAAVSQVAVAASRDDVTPVITGVQLEVGETSLGLIATDRYRVAVREIDWDGGDSSTDGTSRTALVPARTLQEIGKTFGHSGTISVAITDTDDRQLIAFSADRKTVTSLLIRGNFPPVKRLFPETVDNYAVINTADLIEATRRVQLVLEREAALRFTFTIDGLTLEAIGSEHAQASESIDALLTGVDTVVSLKPQFLLDGLGAVHSEFVRLSFTKTDNPNKPGPVLITSQSSKDQAGADNYRYLLQPNLLLR, encoded by the coding sequence GTGAAGTTCCAAGTCAACAGGGACGTCTTCAGCGAGGCGGTGTCCTTCGCCGTCAAGCTCCTGCCGCAGCGCACGACCCTCCCGATCCTGAGCGGGGTGCTCATCGAGGCGACCGAGGACGGACTGACGCTGTCGTCGTTCGACTACGAGGTCTCCGCCCGCACCCAGATCCAGGCGGACATCGAGGAGTCCGGCCGCGTGCTGGTCTCCGGCCGCCTGCTCGCCGACATCGCCAACCGGCTCCCCAACGCTCCGGTGCGGTTCACCACCGAGGAGTCGAAGATCACCGTCTCGTGCGGATCCGCGCACTTCACGCTGCTGAGCATGCCCGTCGAGGAGTACCCGACGCTGCCGCAGATCTCGGAGCAGTCCGGCCTCCTGCCGGCGGAGCAGTTCGCGGCCGCGGTCTCGCAGGTCGCCGTGGCCGCGTCCCGTGACGACGTCACGCCCGTGATCACCGGCGTGCAGCTCGAGGTGGGGGAGACCAGCCTCGGCCTCATCGCGACCGACCGCTACCGCGTGGCCGTGCGCGAGATCGACTGGGACGGCGGCGACTCCTCGACCGACGGCACCAGCCGCACCGCCCTCGTGCCCGCTCGCACCCTGCAGGAGATCGGCAAGACCTTCGGCCACAGCGGCACCATCTCGGTCGCCATCACGGACACCGACGACCGTCAGCTCATCGCGTTCAGCGCCGACAGGAAGACCGTCACGTCCCTGCTGATCCGCGGGAACTTCCCGCCGGTCAAGCGCCTCTTCCCCGAGACGGTCGACAACTACGCCGTCATCAACACCGCCGACCTCATCGAGGCGACGCGCCGCGTCCAGCTGGTGCTGGAGCGCGAGGCGGCCCTCCGCTTCACCTTCACCATCGACGGCCTCACCCTCGAGGCCATCGGGTCCGAGCACGCGCAGGCATCGGAGAGCATCGACGCCCTCCTGACGGGCGTCGACACCGTGGTGTCGCTGAAGCCCCAGTTCCTGCTGGACGGCCTCGGGGCCGTCCACTCCGAGTTCGTCCGCCTCTCGTTCACGAAGACGGACAACCCCAACAAGCCCGGCCCCGTGCTCATCACGAGCCAGTCCTCCAAGGACCAGGCCGGCGCTGACAACTACCGGTACCTGCTGCAGCCGAACCTGCTGCTGCGCTAG
- the gyrB gene encoding DNA topoisomerase (ATP-hydrolyzing) subunit B produces MTSDASQDLPDDSTPDEVEVEETHNDSDHITRQQVSNDYGANEIQVLEGLEAVRKRPGMYIGSTGPRGLHHLVSEIVDNSVDEALAGFASDIQITMRKDGGIRVVDDGRGIPVDIHPVEGISTVELVLTKLHAGGKFGGGGYAVSGGLHGVGSSVVNALSERLDVEVRRQGAVWRQSFTIGVPDAPLEKGEGSTETGTTITFWPSREIFETVEFDYDTLRARFQQMAFLNKGLALTLHDEREADGAEHRTEKFLYERGLVDYVEHLVKAKKTEVVNADVIAFESEDTVKKISLEVAMQWTTSYTESVHTYANTINTHEGGTHEEGFRAALTTLVNRYARENKLLREKDENLTGDDVREGLTAVISVKLGEPQFEGQTKTKLGNTEAKAYVQRIVGQQLGDWLEKNPAQAKDIIRKGMQASQARLAARKAREQTRRKGLLESGGMPGKLKDCQSKDPALSEVFLVEGDSAGGSAVQGRNPTTQAILPLRGKILNVEKARLDRALQNNEVQSMITAFGAGIGEDFNAEKVRYHKIVLMADADVDGQHITTLLLTLLFRYMRPLIELGYVYLAQPPLYRLKWSNAEHQYVYTDAERDALLAHGQANGKRIPKDNGIQRYKGLGEMDYKELWETTMDPATRTLMQVTLDDAAGADEVFSTLMGEDVESRRSFIQRNAKDVRFLDI; encoded by the coding sequence ATGACATCGGATGCCTCACAGGACCTCCCCGACGACTCCACCCCCGACGAGGTGGAGGTCGAGGAGACGCACAACGACTCCGACCACATCACCCGCCAGCAGGTGAGCAACGACTACGGCGCCAACGAGATCCAGGTGCTCGAGGGCCTCGAGGCCGTGCGCAAGCGGCCGGGCATGTACATCGGATCCACCGGCCCGCGCGGTCTGCACCACCTGGTGAGCGAGATCGTCGACAACTCCGTCGACGAGGCCCTCGCCGGGTTCGCCAGCGACATCCAGATCACCATGCGGAAGGACGGCGGCATCCGCGTCGTCGACGACGGCCGCGGCATCCCGGTGGACATCCACCCGGTCGAGGGGATCTCCACGGTCGAGCTCGTCCTCACCAAACTGCACGCGGGCGGCAAGTTCGGCGGCGGCGGCTACGCGGTGTCCGGCGGCCTGCACGGCGTCGGCAGCTCCGTCGTGAACGCGCTGTCGGAGCGCCTCGACGTCGAGGTCCGCCGCCAGGGCGCGGTGTGGCGCCAGAGCTTCACCATCGGGGTGCCGGACGCGCCGCTGGAGAAGGGCGAGGGATCCACGGAGACCGGCACGACCATCACCTTCTGGCCGAGCCGCGAGATCTTCGAGACCGTCGAGTTCGACTACGACACGCTCCGCGCGCGCTTCCAGCAGATGGCGTTCCTCAACAAGGGCCTCGCCCTCACGCTGCACGACGAGCGCGAGGCGGACGGCGCCGAGCACCGCACCGAGAAGTTCCTCTACGAGCGCGGCCTCGTCGACTACGTCGAGCACCTCGTCAAGGCGAAGAAGACCGAGGTCGTCAACGCCGACGTCATCGCCTTCGAGTCCGAGGACACGGTCAAGAAGATCAGCCTCGAGGTCGCGATGCAGTGGACCACCTCCTACACGGAGAGCGTCCACACGTACGCGAACACCATCAACACGCACGAGGGCGGCACGCACGAGGAGGGCTTCCGCGCGGCGCTCACCACGCTCGTCAACCGCTACGCGCGCGAGAACAAGCTGCTCCGCGAGAAGGACGAGAACCTCACGGGCGACGACGTGCGCGAGGGCCTCACGGCCGTCATCTCCGTGAAGCTCGGCGAGCCTCAGTTCGAGGGCCAGACCAAGACCAAGCTCGGCAACACCGAGGCGAAGGCCTACGTGCAGCGCATCGTCGGCCAGCAGCTCGGCGACTGGCTCGAGAAGAACCCGGCGCAGGCGAAGGACATCATCCGCAAGGGGATGCAGGCGTCGCAGGCACGGCTGGCGGCCCGCAAGGCGCGCGAGCAGACCCGGCGCAAGGGCCTGCTCGAGTCGGGCGGCATGCCCGGCAAGCTCAAGGACTGCCAGAGCAAGGACCCGGCGCTCAGCGAGGTGTTCCTCGTCGAGGGCGACTCGGCCGGCGGATCCGCGGTGCAGGGCCGCAACCCCACGACGCAGGCGATCCTGCCGCTGCGGGGCAAGATCCTCAACGTGGAGAAGGCCCGCCTCGACCGCGCGCTGCAGAACAACGAGGTGCAGTCGATGATCACCGCGTTCGGCGCGGGCATCGGCGAGGACTTCAACGCCGAGAAGGTCAGGTACCACAAGATCGTGCTGATGGCCGACGCGGACGTCGACGGCCAGCACATCACGACCCTGCTTCTCACGCTGCTGTTCCGGTACATGCGCCCGCTCATCGAGCTGGGCTACGTGTACCTCGCGCAGCCGCCGCTGTACCGGCTCAAGTGGTCGAACGCGGAGCACCAGTACGTCTACACGGACGCGGAGCGCGACGCGCTGCTCGCGCACGGGCAGGCGAACGGGAAGCGCATCCCGAAGGACAACGGCATCCAGCGCTACAAGGGCCTCGGCGAGATGGACTACAAGGAGCTGTGGGAGACCACCATGGATCCGGCCACCCGCACGCTCATGCAGGTGACGCTCGACGACGCCGCGGGCGCCGACGAGGTCTTCTCGACGCTGATGGGCGAGGACGTCGAGTCCCGCCGCAGCTTCATCCAGCGCAACGCCAAGGACGTCAGGTTCCTCGACATCTGA
- a CDS encoding peptidylprolyl isomerase, producing the protein MSAHTHVATMTTNHGTIVLNLFGSHAPQTVENFVGLATGEKEWTHPQTGKKSTDPLYDGVVFHRIIKDFMLQGGDPLGQGTGGPGYQFDDEISRDLDFSKPYILAMANAGTQGGRGTNGSQFFITTAPTTWLQGKHTIFGEVADDASKKVVDALNAVPTDGRDRPREDVVIESVTVEKV; encoded by the coding sequence ATGTCTGCGCACACTCACGTCGCCACCATGACGACCAACCACGGCACCATCGTCCTCAACCTCTTCGGGTCGCACGCGCCCCAGACCGTCGAGAACTTCGTCGGCCTCGCCACCGGCGAGAAGGAGTGGACCCACCCCCAGACCGGCAAGAAGTCGACCGACCCGCTCTACGACGGCGTCGTCTTCCACCGCATCATCAAGGACTTCATGCTCCAGGGCGGCGACCCGCTCGGCCAGGGCACCGGCGGCCCGGGCTACCAGTTCGACGACGAGATCAGCCGCGACCTCGACTTCTCGAAGCCCTACATCCTCGCCATGGCGAACGCCGGCACCCAGGGCGGCCGCGGCACGAACGGCTCGCAGTTCTTCATCACCACGGCACCCACCACCTGGCTCCAGGGCAAGCACACGATCTTCGGCGAGGTCGCCGACGACGCGTCCAAGAAGGTCGTCGACGCGCTCAACGCCGTCCCGACCGACGGCCGCGACCGTCCCCGCGAGGACGTCGTGATCGAGAGCGTCACCGTCGAGAAGGTCTGA
- the recF gene encoding DNA replication/repair protein RecF (All proteins in this family for which functions are known are DNA-binding proteins that assist the filamentation of RecA onto DNA for the initiation of recombination or recombinational repair.), with the protein MIVRHLSLGDFRNYTRADVALLPGATLFVGSNGQGKTNLVEALGFLSTLGSHRVSTDQALIRQGAESAVIRALLQHAGRELRVEVQINRSAANRAQVNGTPTKPRELPRYFSSVLFAPEDLALVRGDPSGRRRLLDQLLVLRTPRLAGVLSDYDRALKQRNTLLKSARARGMKADQLGTLDIWDERLVAIGSQIIAARGALVEALQPELARAYLAVAGSDHGPSARPELSILADDPGEDEVADESGARDGGRFTRTEDVVPVFTAAIARMRPRELERGLTLVGPHRDDVLFRLNGLPAKGYASHGESWSFALALKLASAELLRRDSQTGDPVLILDDVFAELDQARRGRLAEAVTGFEQVLITAAVFEDVPEHLAANAVHIRAGEIVDAPAPADADGGAA; encoded by the coding sequence ATGATCGTCCGTCACCTCTCCCTGGGTGACTTCCGCAACTACACCCGCGCGGACGTCGCGCTCCTGCCCGGTGCCACCCTCTTCGTGGGGAGCAACGGGCAAGGCAAGACGAACCTGGTGGAGGCGTTGGGCTTCCTGAGCACGCTCGGGTCGCACCGCGTCTCCACCGACCAGGCGCTCATCCGCCAGGGAGCGGAGTCGGCCGTGATCCGGGCCCTCCTGCAGCACGCGGGCCGGGAGCTCCGGGTCGAGGTGCAGATCAACCGCTCGGCGGCCAACCGCGCGCAGGTGAACGGCACGCCGACCAAGCCGCGCGAGCTGCCGCGGTACTTCTCGAGCGTGCTGTTCGCACCCGAGGACCTGGCGCTCGTCCGGGGCGATCCCTCCGGGCGTCGTCGGCTGCTCGACCAGCTGCTCGTCCTCCGCACCCCGCGGCTGGCGGGCGTCCTGTCCGACTACGACCGGGCTCTGAAGCAGCGCAACACGCTGCTCAAGTCGGCACGGGCGCGGGGGATGAAGGCCGACCAGCTGGGAACGCTCGACATCTGGGACGAGCGCCTCGTCGCGATCGGCTCGCAGATCATCGCGGCGCGCGGCGCCCTCGTCGAGGCGCTCCAGCCGGAGCTGGCGCGCGCGTACCTGGCCGTCGCGGGATCCGACCACGGCCCGTCGGCGCGTCCGGAGTTGAGCATCCTCGCCGACGACCCGGGGGAGGACGAGGTCGCGGACGAGTCGGGCGCGCGCGACGGCGGGCGCTTCACGCGGACAGAGGACGTCGTGCCCGTCTTCACCGCCGCCATCGCGCGGATGCGACCCCGCGAGCTCGAGCGGGGGCTGACCCTGGTGGGCCCGCACCGCGACGACGTCCTGTTCCGGCTGAACGGGTTACCCGCGAAGGGCTACGCCAGCCACGGGGAGTCGTGGTCGTTCGCCCTCGCGCTGAAGCTCGCGTCGGCCGAGCTGCTGCGGCGCGACTCGCAGACGGGGGACCCCGTGCTGATCCTCGACGACGTGTTCGCCGAGCTCGACCAGGCCAGGCGAGGGCGCCTCGCGGAGGCCGTCACCGGATTCGAGCAGGTGCTCATCACGGCGGCCGTGTTCGAGGACGTGCCCGAGCACCTCGCGGCGAACGCGGTGCACATCCGCGCGGGCGAGATCGTGGACGCGCCTGCGCCGGCCGACGCGGATGGGGGAGCGGCGTGA
- a CDS encoding rhomboid family intramembrane serine protease yields MTDSPRTAADRCYRHPDRQSFVLCQRCGRTICPECQTPAAVGVICPEDMKEQRRTAPRSRAPFVTRMTRSSAPVVTYAIMAVCAVVWILQVLPVVGDYVTTSLWFAPVYGSVASGDYEPWRMLTSAFTHSPSSIFHILLNMLSVFVFGRVLEPMLGRARFLALFLISALGGSLGVELIGAAMGEPLQAVVGASGAIFGLMGGYFVLARKLGGNVGPLLGIIVLNLLLGFVVQGVSWQAHVGGLVTGALVALVLLRTRDARQRGAQIGSLVGLAAAILIAAAVFPVTL; encoded by the coding sequence ATGACCGACTCACCCCGTACGGCGGCCGACCGCTGCTACCGGCACCCCGACCGGCAGAGCTTCGTGCTGTGCCAGCGATGCGGGCGGACCATCTGCCCCGAGTGCCAGACGCCGGCCGCCGTCGGGGTGATCTGCCCGGAGGACATGAAGGAGCAGCGTCGTACCGCTCCCCGTTCCCGAGCCCCGTTCGTCACGCGGATGACGCGGAGCTCCGCGCCCGTCGTGACGTACGCGATCATGGCTGTCTGCGCCGTGGTATGGATCCTGCAGGTGCTGCCCGTCGTCGGGGACTACGTGACCACGTCGCTGTGGTTCGCACCCGTCTACGGCAGCGTCGCTTCCGGTGACTACGAGCCGTGGCGGATGCTCACGAGCGCGTTCACGCACTCGCCGTCGAGCATCTTCCACATCCTGCTCAACATGCTGTCGGTCTTCGTCTTCGGCCGCGTGCTCGAGCCCATGCTCGGACGCGCCCGCTTCCTCGCCCTGTTCCTGATCTCGGCGCTCGGCGGATCCCTCGGCGTCGAGCTCATCGGCGCCGCCATGGGCGAGCCCCTGCAGGCCGTGGTCGGCGCATCCGGCGCGATCTTCGGGCTCATGGGCGGCTACTTCGTCCTCGCCCGCAAGCTCGGCGGGAACGTCGGCCCGCTCCTCGGCATCATCGTGCTCAACCTGCTGCTCGGCTTCGTCGTGCAGGGCGTCTCCTGGCAGGCCCATGTCGGCGGCCTCGTCACCGGCGCCCTCGTGGCCCTCGTGCTCCTTCGGACGCGGGACGCCCGCCAGCGCGGCGCGCAGATCGGCTCGCTCGTGGGCCTCGCGGCGGCGATCCTGATCGCGGCCGCCGTCTTCCCCGTCACCCTCTGA